In the genome of Ureibacillus sp. FSL W7-1570, the window TGCTTTGAAAGGGATGGTGGCAGCAGGCATTGGCGTCACATTGCTTCCTGAAAGCTCCTTCTATGATTCAACCCCGCGTTTAACGATCAAAATGAAAATTGATAACCCAAACATCACACGCAACGTAGGAATCATTTATCCGGCGAACCGGGAATTGGCTCCTTCTGAACAAGTATTTATCAAATTCGTCAATTCATTCTTCTCCAGATTGAATCAATTCCAATAGCCTTTTAAATTAGAAAAAACCTCCTAATCATCCCGATTAGGAGGTTTTTTACCGCTAAATTATTCGCTTACTGGTACTACTGAGCCGCCCCATTCTTCAAGAATGAAGTCTTGGATTTCTTTGGAGCGCAATACTTCTACCAATTTTTTGATTTCTTCGCGGTTTTCATCGCCAGAACGTACAGCAATTACGTTTACATAAGGTGATTCTGAACCTTCAATGGCGATGGAATCTTTTACAGGGTTGATGCCTGCGTCAATCGCAAAGTTGGAGTTGATGACAACTGCGTCTCCTTCTTCGTTTTCATAATATGTAACCATCATTTCAGGAGCGTCAGTTGCTTCAATTTTCAAGTTTTTCGGATTTTCTACAATATCATCCAATGTGGCTTTTGTTTTATCAATGCCGTCTTTTAATTTGATTAAACCTTGCGCTTCAAGCAATGATAAAATGCGGCCATGGTCAGGAATTGAGTTTGAAATCAGGATTGTCGCACCATCAGGCAGTTCATCTAAAGATTTATATTTTTTGGAGTAGATGCCGATCGGTTCGATGTGGATACCGCCAGCATTGACTAGATCATAACCTTCTTCGGCCACTTTTTGTTCAAGATACGGAATGTGTTGGAAGTAGTTTGCATCAAGGTCGCCATTGTTCAAATCTTCGTTTGGCAATACATAGTCTTGATATTCTTCAATTTCCAGTTCAATTCCTTCTTTTTCCAAAATAGGTTTGGCTTTTTTCAAAATCTCCGCATGCGGTGTATGGGAAGCACCCACTTTTAATGTTACTTTTTCTTTTGTTTCGTCGTCTTTTGTTCCTTCATCAGACGAAGAATTTGCATCGTCTTTCGTACCGCATGCTGCTAGTGCGAGTACAAGAACGGATAAAAGCAAAAATGATAATAATTTCTTCATGCCTCTTTCTCCTTCTCCTTCAATTTTTTTATGTGAACGGCTTTCGCCAAATCACCCAACTAACGCTTGTCCGTTTTGGCAGTAATAGTATCGCCAATCCATTGTATGATGAATACAATGACCAAAATAAAAATCGTTGACATTAACGTGACATCTTCCCGGGTTCTTTGGAAACCTTCCAAAAACGCCAAGTTACCCAGACCGCCGGCACCGATGATTCCCGCCATTGCCGTATAGCCGACAAGGGCAACAGCCGTTACCGTAATGCCGGAAATGAGGGCAGGTTTGGATTCCGGAATCAACACTTTCCAAATAATCTGAAATGTATTGGCGCCCATTGATCTTGCCGCTTCAATGACCCCTTTATCCACTTCTCTGAATGCGATTAAAACGAGACGGGCATAGAATGGCGCAGAACCGATAATCAGCGCCGGCAAAGCGGCATTCACTCCACGGATTGTTCCAAGTAAAAACTTCGTAAATGGAATCAACAAAATGATCAATATGATAAACGGAATCGAACGGAAGATGTTGACAAGGGATCCCGTCAAGAAATGAACCACTTTGTTCGCCCACAATTGATGGGGACTAGTTAAAAAAAGCAAAATACCGATCAATAATCCAAGAACGAAGGTGACCGCCGTTGAGACAACCGTCATGTAGACCGTGTCATAAGTAGCTTGCCACATGAGGTCCCACTTTACATTTGGAAATAAAGTTTCAATCATTGGAAATCACCTCCGTTTTAATGTTCATCGTCTGCAATTTTTCCAACGCCTTTTCCACTTTTTCCTTATCTCCGTCAAGTTGGACGATCAATGTTCCATAAGGGCCATTGGCAGTTTCGGATATATTGCCGTAAAGGATATTAACATCAATTTGGAATTCTTTGATCAAGTAAGAAATAACCGGTTGATCGGATGTATTTCCTACAAAAATCAATTTCACCAATTTCCCTGTTGGGTAATTTTTCAAAATATGCTCAATCGCTTCTTTGGATTCTCTTGAATCGGACACTTGCATCACAAAGTTTTTCGTAATATCCGCTTGAGGATTTCGGAACACCTCAAGTACGTCCCCTTGTTCAACTATGCGCCCGGCTTGCATTACCGCCACCCGATGGCAAATTTTGCGGATGACATGCATTTCATGGGTAATCAACACAATCGTTAATCCGAGGCGCTGATTAATATCTTGCAACAGACTCAAAATCGAATCGGTTGTTTCCGGGTCCAATGCGCTCGTCGCTTCATCGCAGAGCAGCACTTCCGGATTGTTTGCCAACGCTCTCGCAATCCCCACACGCT includes:
- a CDS encoding MetQ/NlpA family ABC transporter substrate-binding protein — its product is MKKLLSFLLLSVLVLALAACGTKDDANSSSDEGTKDDETKEKVTLKVGASHTPHAEILKKAKPILEKEGIELEIEEYQDYVLPNEDLNNGDLDANYFQHIPYLEQKVAEEGYDLVNAGGIHIEPIGIYSKKYKSLDELPDGATILISNSIPDHGRILSLLEAQGLIKLKDGIDKTKATLDDIVENPKNLKIEATDAPEMMVTYYENEEGDAVVINSNFAIDAGINPVKDSIAIEGSESPYVNVIAVRSGDENREEIKKLVEVLRSKEIQDFILEEWGGSVVPVSE
- a CDS encoding methionine ABC transporter permease, yielding MIETLFPNVKWDLMWQATYDTVYMTVVSTAVTFVLGLLIGILLFLTSPHQLWANKVVHFLTGSLVNIFRSIPFIILIILLIPFTKFLLGTIRGVNAALPALIIGSAPFYARLVLIAFREVDKGVIEAARSMGANTFQIIWKVLIPESKPALISGITVTAVALVGYTAMAGIIGAGGLGNLAFLEGFQRTREDVTLMSTIFILVIVFIIQWIGDTITAKTDKR
- a CDS encoding methionine ABC transporter ATP-binding protein; amino-acid sequence: MIEVKDVTKIFKTKDGELTAVDHVSLSVQKGEIFGIIGYSGAGKSTLIRLLNGLEKPTSGSVTVNGLEISSIKGKELRKARQKISMIFQHFNLLWSRTVAENIAFPLEIAGVPKAKRDKKVQELIELVGLGGRADAYPSQLSGGQKQRVGIARALANNPEVLLCDEATSALDPETTDSILSLLQDINQRLGLTIVLITHEMHVIRKICHRVAVMQAGRIVEQGDVLEVFRNPQADITKNFVMQVSDSRESKEAIEHILKNYPTGKLVKLIFVGNTSDQPVISYLIKEFQIDVNILYGNISETANGPYGTLIVQLDGDKEKVEKALEKLQTMNIKTEVISND